DNA sequence from the Streptomyces sp. CA-210063 genome:
GGGCTCGTACGGTGCGGGACGGGCTGGGTCGGCCCAGGTGTCCGGCCATCCACGTGCTCGTGGCGACGAGGCGGCCGAGGTCGACGCCCGTGTCGATGCCGAGGCCCCGCAGCATCCACACGAGGTCTTCGGTGGCGAGGTTTCCGGTGGCGCTCTTCGCGTACGGGCAGCCGCCGAGGCCGCCGGCCGACGCGTCGACCGTGGTGACGCCGTGCCGCAGCGCCGCGAGGGTGTTGGCGAGGGCCTGGCCGTAGGTGTCGTGGAAGTGCACGCCGAGGGCTGATGTGGGGATGTCCGCCGCGTTCAGGGCGGTGAGCAGTGCCTGGACGTGGCCCGGGGTGGCGACGCCGATCGTGTCGCCGAGGCTCAGTTCGTCGCAGCCCAGGTCGAGGAGCGCGCGGCAGACCCGTACGACCTGGGGGATCGGGACCGGGCCCTCCCAGGGGTCGCCGAAGCACATCGAGAGATAGCCCCGTACATGCACGTCGCCCTCGGCCTTCGCCCGCGTCACCACCGGGTCGAACATCGCCAGCGCCTCGTCGACCGTGCGGTTGAGGTTGGCCTTGGCGAAGGACTCCGTCGCGCTGGCGAAGACGGCGACGCGGCGGGCGCCCAGGGCGAGGCCGCGGTCGAGGCCGCGTTCGTTCGGGACGAGGACGGGGAGGTCGACCGGCAGCTCGCGCACCAGCGGGAACAGCTGCTCCGCGTCCGCCAGTTGGGGCACCCACTTGGGGTGTACGAAGCTGGTGGCCTCGATCGTCGTCAGCCCCGCGTCGGCCAGGCGGCGGATGAACTCCGCCTTCACTCGCGTGGGGACCGTGCCCTTCTCGTTCTGCAGGCCGTCCCGCGCGCCCACCTCATGGATGCGGACGCGCGCGGGCAGGTCCGGGGCGGGGACGGCCATCGGGAGGCCCAGGTTCGAGCTGTTCATTCGGTGGCCTCCTCCGTCGGGTGCGGCTCGACGACGGCCAGCACCTGGTCCATGGCGACGGTCGTACCGGGCATGACGTCCAGCTCGGTGACCGTCCCGGCGTGCGGCGCGGAGACGACGTGCTCCATCTTCATCGCCTCCACCACCAACAGGCTCTGCCCTGCGGCCACTTCGTCCCCCACGGCCACCTTCACCACGGTGACCGTGCCGGGCATCGGCGCGGTCAGCGAGTCGGCGCCCGCGTGGGCGGCACCGGTGAGGGCGGCGGCGACGGGGTCGTGGTCGCGCACGTGCCAGGCGTCGTCGTCGCGGCCGAGCCAGGTGCCGTCCGGCGATACGGCGAAGGTGTGGGTGAGGCCGT
Encoded proteins:
- a CDS encoding hydroxymethylglutaryl-CoA lyase; amino-acid sequence: MNSSNLGLPMAVPAPDLPARVRIHEVGARDGLQNEKGTVPTRVKAEFIRRLADAGLTTIEATSFVHPKWVPQLADAEQLFPLVRELPVDLPVLVPNERGLDRGLALGARRVAVFASATESFAKANLNRTVDEALAMFDPVVTRAKAEGDVHVRGYLSMCFGDPWEGPVPIPQVVRVCRALLDLGCDELSLGDTIGVATPGHVQALLTALNAADIPTSALGVHFHDTYGQALANTLAALRHGVTTVDASAGGLGGCPYAKSATGNLATEDLVWMLRGLGIDTGVDLGRLVATSTWMAGHLGRPSPSRTVRALSHKDAEVHEDHKEH